A genomic region of Cytophagia bacterium CHB2 contains the following coding sequences:
- the rpmI gene encoding 50S ribosomal protein L35 yields MPKLKTNRSAAKRLRVTASGKIKRNRAGKSHILTKKDRKRKRRLRQGTLVHPSDAPRMERMLGRA; encoded by the coding sequence ATGCCAAAATTGAAAACCAATCGTTCCGCCGCGAAGCGGTTGCGCGTCACAGCCAGCGGCAAAATCAAGCGCAATCGCGCCGGCAAAAGCCACATTTTGACCAAAAAAGACCGCAAGCGCAAACGCCGCCTGCGTCAGGGCACGCTGGTGCATCCCTCGGACGCGCCGCGCATGGAAAGAATGCTGGGACGCGCGTGA